The following proteins are co-located in the Oceanimonas sp. GK1 genome:
- a CDS encoding sigma-54 dependent transcriptional regulator, producing MNPTPIEVWLVEDDEDVRQTLLQTLQLSDISARGFARAEQALQALPAEAPVVILSDVRMPGMDGLALLQQLQGRDAELPVLLLTGHGDIPMAVEAMRLGAQDFFEKPYQPEQLLHSLRRAMDRRALVLENRRLREQLAARRDPGLLLGHSPQIELLRRQIDNVADTSASVLILGETGTGKELVARSLHQGSGRKGHFVAINCTALPESIFESEMFGAEPGAFTGVTKRRIGKIEHADNGTLFLDEIEGMPLNLQAKLLRVLQESVLERLGGNKLIEVDARVVAATKIDLQSAGEAGLFRPDLYFRLNVVTLSLPPLRERRADIPLLFLHFVEQARAQYNRDAAPPSDALLQQLLRRDWPGNVRELRHAAEQYVLGVLAVATQAAPLSLPGQLAALEQQLILDAMHRENDNVARAAERLGIPRKTLYDKLARYRSGAGALR from the coding sequence ATGAACCCGACCCCCATTGAAGTCTGGCTGGTAGAAGACGACGAGGATGTCCGCCAGACCCTGCTGCAAACCCTGCAACTGTCCGATATTTCTGCCCGGGGCTTTGCCCGGGCCGAGCAGGCGCTGCAGGCCCTGCCGGCAGAGGCCCCGGTGGTGATCCTGTCCGACGTGCGCATGCCGGGCATGGACGGCCTGGCCCTGCTGCAACAACTGCAGGGTCGCGATGCCGAGCTGCCGGTGCTGCTGCTGACCGGCCATGGCGACATTCCCATGGCGGTGGAAGCCATGCGCCTGGGCGCCCAGGATTTCTTTGAAAAGCCCTATCAGCCCGAGCAGTTGCTGCACAGCCTGCGCCGAGCCATGGACAGGCGCGCCCTGGTGCTGGAAAACCGCCGCCTGCGCGAACAACTGGCGGCGCGCCGGGATCCCGGCCTGCTGCTCGGCCACAGCCCGCAAATCGAGCTGCTGCGCCGGCAGATCGACAACGTCGCCGACACCAGCGCCAGTGTGCTGATCCTGGGAGAAACCGGCACCGGCAAGGAGCTGGTGGCGCGCAGTCTGCATCAGGGCAGCGGTCGCAAGGGCCACTTTGTGGCGATCAACTGCACCGCCCTGCCCGAGTCTATCTTTGAAAGCGAAATGTTCGGCGCCGAGCCCGGCGCCTTTACCGGGGTCACCAAACGCCGTATCGGCAAGATAGAGCACGCCGACAACGGCACCCTGTTTCTCGACGAAATAGAAGGCATGCCCCTCAACCTGCAGGCCAAGCTGCTGAGGGTCTTGCAGGAGTCGGTGCTGGAGCGCCTGGGCGGCAACAAACTCATCGAGGTGGATGCCCGGGTGGTGGCCGCCACCAAGATCGATCTGCAGAGCGCCGGCGAGGCCGGACTGTTTCGCCCGGATCTCTATTTCCGGCTGAACGTGGTCACCCTCAGCCTGCCCCCGTTACGGGAGCGGCGGGCGGATATTCCGCTGCTGTTTCTGCACTTCGTGGAGCAGGCCCGCGCCCAGTACAACCGGGACGCCGCGCCGCCGTCCGACGCATTGCTGCAACAACTGCTCCGCCGGGACTGGCCGGGCAATGTACGTGAACTGCGCCACGCCGCCGAACAGTATGTGCTGGGGGTGCTGGCGGTGGCGACTCAGGCGGCGCCGTTGTCCCTGCCCGGCCAGCTCGCCGCTCTTGAGCAACAGTTGATCCTGGACGCCATGCACCGGGAAAACGACAATGTCGCCCGGGCTGCTGAGCGGCTTGGCATTCCCCGCAAGACGCTGTACGACAAGCTGGCCAGATACCGCAGCGGCGCAGGCGCCCTGCGCTGA
- a CDS encoding TAXI family TRAP transporter solute-binding subunit, giving the protein MKIIKHCLLGASLALSATTTQAAEFINVLTGGTSGVYYPLGVAISQLYGEHIPDAKVQVQATRASVENLTLLDRGRGEVGFALADSVADAWNGEAEAGFKTPLKKLRAVGATYSNYIQIVARADSGITSLEDLKGKRISVGAPRSGTELNARAIFKAAGLGYDDFSRTEYLPFGESVELMKNRQLDATLQSAGLGMAAFRDLASHAPVVFIPIPETLVASIGNDAYRPGVIPAGTYTGQDEDVPTVAISNLLITHNKVSDDTAYQMAKQVYENLPALRNAHNAAHGIDPELAVDGLPLPLHSGAERYFREKGLME; this is encoded by the coding sequence ATGAAGATAATCAAACACTGCCTGCTCGGTGCCTCCCTGGCCCTGTCCGCCACCACCACCCAGGCCGCCGAGTTCATCAACGTGCTCACTGGCGGCACCAGCGGCGTCTACTACCCGCTCGGCGTGGCCATCTCCCAGCTTTACGGCGAACACATTCCCGACGCCAAGGTACAGGTGCAGGCCACCCGGGCCTCGGTGGAAAACCTGACCCTGCTCGACCGGGGACGGGGCGAGGTAGGTTTCGCCCTGGCCGACAGCGTGGCCGACGCCTGGAACGGCGAAGCGGAAGCCGGCTTCAAGACGCCGCTGAAAAAGCTGCGGGCGGTGGGGGCCACCTACTCCAACTACATTCAGATCGTGGCCCGGGCCGACAGCGGCATTACCAGCCTGGAGGATCTGAAAGGCAAGCGCATCTCGGTCGGCGCTCCCCGCTCCGGTACCGAGCTCAACGCCCGCGCCATCTTCAAGGCCGCCGGCCTCGGCTACGACGACTTCTCCCGTACCGAATACCTGCCCTTTGGCGAGTCGGTGGAGCTGATGAAAAACCGCCAGCTGGACGCCACCCTGCAGTCCGCCGGCCTCGGCATGGCCGCGTTCCGCGATCTCGCCTCCCACGCTCCGGTGGTGTTCATCCCCATTCCCGAAACGCTGGTGGCCAGCATCGGCAACGACGCCTACCGCCCCGGGGTGATCCCCGCCGGCACCTACACCGGCCAGGACGAGGACGTGCCCACCGTGGCCATCAGCAACCTGCTGATCACCCATAACAAAGTCTCGGACGATACCGCCTATCAGATGGCAAAGCAGGTTTATGAAAACCTGCCGGCCCTGCGCAATGCCCACAACGCCGCCCATGGCATTGATCCGGAGCTGGCGGTGGATGGTCTGCCCCTGCCGCTGCATTCAGGGGCCGAGCGTTACTTCAGGGAAAAAGGCTTGATGGAGTAA
- a CDS encoding response regulator transcription factor gives MDTGYSIIIADDHPLFRNALHQAVQLAVKGARLQEVDSIDNLLQLLAATDEVDLLLLDLKMPGASGFSGLTRLRALYPALPVVVVSASEETGVVQQAMRLGAVGFIPKSSPMPTLVSALNTVLEGDGWFPEGISLDDAPEDDMAERLASLPPQQFKVLTMLSEGKLNKQIAYELEVSEATIKAHVTAIFRKLGVKNRTQAVIALSQLEGGEF, from the coding sequence ATGGACACGGGTTACAGCATTATTATTGCCGATGACCATCCCCTGTTTCGCAACGCCCTGCATCAGGCCGTGCAACTGGCGGTGAAAGGCGCCCGCCTGCAGGAAGTGGACAGCATCGACAACCTGCTGCAGCTGCTGGCGGCAACCGACGAGGTCGACCTGCTGCTGCTGGATCTGAAAATGCCCGGCGCCAGCGGCTTTTCCGGCCTGACCCGGCTGCGCGCCCTGTATCCGGCATTGCCGGTGGTGGTGGTGTCCGCCAGCGAGGAAACCGGCGTGGTGCAGCAGGCCATGCGGCTGGGCGCGGTGGGCTTTATTCCCAAGTCGTCGCCCATGCCCACCCTGGTGAGCGCGCTCAATACCGTGCTGGAAGGCGATGGCTGGTTTCCGGAAGGCATCAGCCTGGATGACGCCCCCGAGGACGACATGGCCGAGCGCCTGGCCAGCCTCCCCCCCCAGCAGTTCAAGGTGCTCACCATGTTGTCGGAAGGCAAGCTCAACAAGCAGATCGCCTACGAGCTGGAGGTGTCGGAAGCCACCATCAAGGCTCATGTCACCGCTATTTTCCGCAAGCTCGGGGTCAAGAACCGCACCCAGGCGGTGATCGCCCTGTCGCAACTGGAAGGCGGCGAGTTCTGA
- a CDS encoding DUF1850 domain-containing protein, producing MAKPTPRPRGGHRVICLFSAATTVMLLTGSITLSWQHSVEKTRWEEQYRAEGPSLRLVRASVQGSGAGMEPPPEARLLHGRWHWQPNLRLPQVTLAGSGFTGEYTLCFSSGRCHPLSHWLPAGHAVTLASCESEANWSHY from the coding sequence GTGGCAAAGCCGACGCCGCGCCCCCGTGGCGGTCACCGGGTGATCTGCCTGTTTTCCGCTGCCACCACCGTGATGCTGCTGACCGGCAGCATCACCCTGAGCTGGCAGCACTCGGTGGAAAAGACGCGCTGGGAAGAGCAATATCGGGCCGAAGGGCCATCGCTGCGCCTGGTCCGGGCCAGTGTGCAGGGATCGGGCGCGGGCATGGAGCCCCCGCCCGAGGCCAGGCTTCTCCACGGCCGCTGGCACTGGCAGCCGAACCTGCGGTTGCCGCAGGTTACCCTTGCGGGCTCGGGGTTTACTGGCGAATATACCCTCTGCTTTTCATCGGGTCGGTGCCATCCGCTCAGCCACTGGCTGCCAGCCGGCCATGCCGTCACCCTCGCCAGCTGTGAATCGGAGGCCAACTGGAGCCATTATTGA
- a CDS encoding DUF3108 domain-containing protein gives MLKHCLLALTGLMMATTATARDIEQLRAEFSVILNGDPTRGVNTLTIDRNRDQYHVHFSLRHWLLDVDQKASFGWQDCTARPDSFNYKAKAFGVTREERLMFDQNTDMVLYQDKDGDKLLSAEGGVFDPVSFFFEARCDLMAGKQAFDYKVIRDGEIKATPFKVVGTEALRTGIGTLDTLIVERDRGDSKRKTRFWVAPELDYMLVQISHEENRQLSVTATLSKMDYQLATVR, from the coding sequence ATGTTGAAACACTGCCTGCTGGCGCTGACCGGCCTGATGATGGCAACCACCGCCACCGCGCGGGACATCGAGCAACTGCGTGCCGAGTTTTCAGTCATTCTCAACGGTGATCCGACCCGGGGGGTGAATACCCTGACCATTGATCGCAACCGGGATCAGTACCACGTGCATTTTTCGTTGCGCCACTGGCTGCTCGACGTGGATCAAAAAGCCAGTTTTGGCTGGCAGGACTGTACCGCCCGGCCCGACAGTTTCAATTACAAGGCCAAGGCGTTCGGGGTGACCCGGGAAGAGCGGCTGATGTTTGATCAGAACACCGACATGGTGCTTTACCAGGACAAGGACGGCGACAAGCTGCTGTCGGCAGAAGGGGGCGTGTTCGATCCGGTCAGTTTCTTCTTTGAGGCCCGCTGCGACCTGATGGCCGGTAAGCAGGCCTTTGATTACAAGGTGATCCGTGACGGTGAAATCAAGGCCACCCCCTTCAAGGTGGTGGGCACCGAGGCGCTGCGCACCGGCATTGGCACTCTGGATACCCTGATCGTGGAGCGGGACCGGGGCGACAGCAAGCGCAAAACCCGCTTTTGGGTGGCGCCCGAGCTCGACTACATGCTGGTACAGATAAGCCACGAGGAAAACCGTCAGTTGTCGGTAACCGCCACCCTCAGCAAAATGGATTACCAGCTGGCGACCGTGCGTTAA
- a CDS encoding TRAP transporter permease, with protein MSSHQTRHHALIFYGALCFSIFQIITAAFSPLSTTVVRAVHVGFLLFLVYQLYGARGQPLSRPSVWGMLLGALALLFAFYHWWFEADLIYRAGDMNQADWVIGSVTLLMVFDAARRLMGWALPLICLAFVGYALFGQHLPEALMHRGYGLDQVVSQLAFSTEGIYGTPTYVSSSYIFLFILFGAFLEQAGMLKLFNDVAIGSVGHTRGGPAKVSVLSSGMMGTINGSGVANVVSTGQFTIPLMKKFGYKADFAGAVEATSSMGGQIMPPVMGAVAFIMAETINVPYVEITKAALIPAVLYFFTVFLMVHLEAGRAGLNGLPKAECPNPVKALKERWYLLLPLVALVVMLFSGFTPLFAGMMGLTLTVVLIMGNGIARHLGARGLRYAFWIGLGLACASFNHFGITAIFVVVAVLAVLLLVKREQGILSTVVNALYQGSLHALPVGVACALVGVIIGVISLTGAATIVAGYIIQLGEHSLLLSLALTMLTCLVLGMGIPTIPNYIITSSIAAPALLELGVPLIVSHMFVFYFGIMADLTPPVALAAFAASPIAKASGLRIGLRSLQIAIAGFVVPYMAVYAPELMLQGDADLAATVFVVFKALLAVSLWGMGAIGYWLSPFAWWERLSAVVAAALLVFSLPMTDELGLGLAALLLGRHWWQSRRRAPVAVTG; from the coding sequence ATGAGCAGTCATCAGACCCGGCATCACGCGCTGATTTTTTATGGCGCCCTGTGTTTTTCCATCTTTCAAATCATCACCGCCGCCTTCAGCCCGTTGTCCACCACCGTGGTGCGGGCCGTGCACGTCGGCTTCCTGCTGTTCCTGGTGTACCAGTTGTACGGTGCCCGGGGCCAGCCCCTGTCCCGCCCCTCGGTGTGGGGCATGCTGCTGGGCGCCCTCGCCCTGTTGTTCGCCTTCTACCACTGGTGGTTCGAGGCGGATCTCATTTATCGCGCCGGCGACATGAACCAGGCCGACTGGGTCATCGGCAGCGTGACCCTGCTGATGGTGTTCGACGCCGCCCGCCGGCTGATGGGCTGGGCGCTGCCACTGATCTGCCTGGCCTTCGTGGGCTACGCTCTGTTCGGCCAGCACCTGCCCGAGGCGCTGATGCACCGAGGCTACGGCCTGGATCAGGTGGTGTCCCAGCTGGCCTTCAGCACCGAGGGCATCTACGGCACCCCCACCTATGTGTCGTCCAGCTACATCTTCCTGTTTATTTTGTTCGGCGCCTTCCTGGAACAGGCGGGCATGCTCAAGCTGTTCAACGACGTGGCCATCGGCTCGGTGGGCCACACCCGCGGCGGCCCGGCCAAGGTGTCGGTGCTGTCCTCCGGCATGATGGGCACCATCAACGGCTCCGGCGTGGCCAACGTAGTCAGCACCGGCCAGTTCACCATACCGCTGATGAAGAAGTTCGGTTACAAGGCCGACTTCGCCGGGGCGGTGGAAGCCACCAGCTCCATGGGCGGCCAGATCATGCCGCCGGTGATGGGCGCCGTGGCCTTTATCATGGCCGAAACCATCAACGTGCCCTACGTGGAAATCACCAAAGCCGCGCTGATCCCCGCCGTGCTCTACTTCTTCACCGTGTTCCTGATGGTGCACCTGGAAGCGGGCCGCGCCGGCCTCAACGGCCTGCCCAAGGCCGAGTGCCCCAACCCGGTGAAGGCCCTGAAGGAGCGCTGGTACCTGCTGCTGCCGCTGGTGGCGCTGGTGGTAATGCTGTTCTCCGGCTTCACCCCGCTGTTCGCCGGCATGATGGGCCTGACGCTCACCGTGGTGCTGATCATGGGCAACGGCATTGCCCGGCATCTGGGCGCCAGGGGGCTACGCTACGCCTTCTGGATTGGCCTGGGCCTGGCCTGCGCTAGCTTTAACCACTTCGGCATCACCGCCATCTTCGTGGTGGTGGCGGTGCTCGCCGTGCTGTTGCTGGTCAAACGCGAGCAGGGCATTCTGTCCACCGTGGTCAACGCCCTTTACCAGGGCTCCCTGCACGCCCTGCCGGTGGGCGTGGCCTGCGCCCTGGTGGGGGTGATCATCGGGGTCATCTCGCTCACCGGCGCCGCCACCATTGTCGCCGGCTACATCATTCAGCTGGGCGAGCACAGCCTGCTGCTGTCCCTGGCGCTGACCATGCTCACCTGCCTGGTGCTGGGCATGGGCATTCCCACCATTCCCAACTACATCATTACCAGCTCCATCGCCGCCCCGGCGCTGCTGGAGCTAGGGGTGCCGCTGATCGTGTCGCACATGTTCGTGTTCTACTTCGGCATCATGGCGGATCTGACCCCGCCGGTGGCCTTGGCCGCCTTCGCCGCCTCGCCCATCGCCAAGGCCTCGGGGCTGCGCATCGGCCTTCGCTCGCTGCAGATCGCCATCGCCGGCTTCGTGGTGCCCTACATGGCGGTATACGCCCCCGAGCTGATGCTGCAGGGCGACGCCGATCTTGCCGCCACCGTCTTCGTGGTGTTCAAGGCGCTGCTGGCGGTGTCGCTGTGGGGCATGGGCGCCATCGGCTACTGGCTGAGCCCCTTCGCCTGGTGGGAGCGGCTGAGTGCCGTGGTGGCCGCCGCCCTGCTGGTGTTCTCGCTGCCGATGACCGATGAGCTGGGGCTGGGCCTGGCCGCCCTGCTGCTGGGACGCCACTGGTGGCAAAGCCGACGCCGCGCCCCCGTGGCGGTCACCGGGTGA
- a CDS encoding ATP-binding protein — MKKRLLKLCLLLLFALLLLLVWRGSWQHQAREQEIRAQQQLQIYRAALESEIARFENIPRALQSHPLLTRALQQPALATTIDGANRLLQQLAEDTGVEALYLIDANGDTLAASNWHLPHSFVGQNYRFRPYVTDALKGSFGEFYAVGATTRIPGYFFGLHMTAPDGTKGVLAAKITLLELERSWQPSRDLVLVVDPDQVIALASRAGLKFKTLTPLSAAARQRLDNARQYTPMPLAPLATAPDEQHIEWQGEPYGISELALPRLQWRMQLWWPSRQLAINASLLTALTGVGVIALLLLLLYWRQRRRYHRMQRRARSELEQQVMSRTAALAAANHQLEQQIQERIQAEARLRSMQHELIQTNRLAALGQMAAGVAHEVNQPLTALRNQSVNTLLLTQRGRFDEVQTSLQTMGRLIDRIARLTSQLKLFAATRRSTKGHARLEEALANVLSWLAPRLAEQHIHLEVPADKTLSLPMALHALEQVLANLLTNSIDALAGTTPACITLTAGPDWLQWQDNGPGIAPELVDKLTEPFFSTKQAGQGLGLGLSIVRDLVEASDGRLDIQCPLTGGIRFRIDWSPHEPDPH, encoded by the coding sequence TTGAAAAAACGCCTGCTCAAGCTGTGTTTATTACTGCTGTTTGCCCTGTTGCTGTTGCTGGTGTGGCGCGGCAGCTGGCAGCATCAGGCCCGGGAGCAGGAAATACGCGCCCAGCAGCAGTTGCAAATCTACCGGGCCGCGCTGGAGTCGGAAATTGCCCGCTTTGAGAACATTCCCCGCGCGCTGCAATCCCACCCGCTGCTGACCCGCGCCCTGCAACAGCCGGCGCTTGCCACCACCATCGACGGCGCCAACCGGCTGCTGCAGCAGCTGGCCGAGGATACCGGGGTGGAAGCGCTCTACCTGATCGATGCCAACGGCGACACCCTGGCCGCCAGCAACTGGCATCTTCCCCACAGCTTCGTGGGGCAGAACTATCGCTTTCGTCCCTATGTGACCGATGCCCTCAAGGGCAGTTTCGGCGAATTTTATGCCGTGGGAGCGACCACCCGCATTCCCGGCTATTTTTTCGGGCTGCACATGACAGCGCCGGACGGCACCAAAGGCGTGCTGGCGGCAAAAATCACCCTGCTGGAGCTGGAGCGAAGCTGGCAACCGTCCCGGGATCTGGTGCTGGTGGTGGATCCGGATCAGGTGATTGCCCTCGCCTCCCGGGCCGGGCTCAAGTTCAAAACCCTGACGCCGCTGAGTGCGGCGGCACGCCAGCGCCTGGACAATGCCCGCCAGTACACCCCCATGCCGCTGGCCCCCCTGGCGACCGCCCCCGATGAACAACACATTGAATGGCAGGGGGAGCCCTACGGCATCAGCGAGCTGGCGCTGCCCCGGCTGCAATGGCGCATGCAGTTATGGTGGCCCAGCCGGCAACTGGCGATCAATGCCAGCCTGCTGACCGCCCTCACCGGTGTTGGTGTGATTGCGCTGTTGCTGCTGCTGCTGTACTGGCGCCAGCGCCGGCGCTACCATCGCATGCAACGCCGGGCCCGCAGCGAGCTGGAACAGCAGGTGATGTCGCGCACCGCCGCCCTGGCGGCGGCCAACCACCAGCTGGAGCAACAGATCCAGGAACGCATTCAGGCCGAGGCCAGGCTCAGATCCATGCAGCACGAGCTGATCCAGACCAACCGGCTGGCGGCCCTCGGGCAGATGGCCGCCGGCGTGGCCCACGAAGTGAACCAGCCCCTGACCGCCCTGCGCAACCAGTCGGTCAACACCCTGCTGCTGACCCAGCGAGGTCGATTCGACGAGGTGCAGACCAGCCTGCAGACCATGGGGCGGCTGATTGATCGCATTGCCAGGCTGACCTCCCAGCTCAAGTTGTTTGCCGCCACCCGCCGCAGTACCAAGGGTCACGCCCGCCTGGAGGAAGCATTGGCCAATGTGCTGAGCTGGCTGGCTCCACGCCTGGCCGAGCAGCATATTCACCTGGAGGTGCCGGCGGACAAGACCCTGTCACTGCCCATGGCGCTGCACGCCCTGGAGCAGGTGCTGGCCAACCTGCTGACCAACAGCATCGACGCCCTGGCCGGCACCACTCCCGCCTGCATCACCCTGACCGCCGGGCCGGACTGGCTGCAATGGCAGGACAATGGCCCCGGCATCGCCCCCGAGCTGGTCGACAAGCTCACCGAGCCGTTTTTTTCCACCAAGCAGGCCGGCCAGGGCCTGGGCCTTGGCCTGTCTATCGTCCGGGATCTGGTGGAAGCCAGCGATGGCCGGCTGGACATTCAGTGCCCGCTCACCGGCGGGATCCGATTCCGAATTGACTGGAGCCCTCATGAACCCGACCCCCATTGA
- a CDS encoding energy-coupling factor ABC transporter permease, producing MMMWLLGAVAMVLIAWQVDWRALLADKRRQHLCFGAAIALVPLWMLQAGIRDGLEVHFLGLTTLALMLGWRLSQLMALLALALVTAFGVEPWSEFGVNLVLGVMLPIAVSYFVFLLTYSYLYRHLFVYIFVAGFFNAALTMAAKSLAMAGYMVWSGQYGWPMVQNDYLSILPLLLFPEALLNGMAITLLVVFRPQWVCTFYDRDYLINK from the coding sequence ATGATGATGTGGCTGTTGGGGGCGGTAGCAATGGTGCTTATCGCCTGGCAAGTGGACTGGCGCGCCCTGCTGGCGGACAAAAGGCGCCAGCACCTGTGTTTTGGCGCGGCCATTGCGCTGGTGCCCTTGTGGATGCTGCAGGCGGGCATTCGCGACGGCCTAGAGGTGCACTTTTTGGGGCTGACCACCCTGGCGCTGATGCTGGGCTGGCGCTTGAGTCAGCTGATGGCCCTGCTGGCGCTGGCGCTGGTGACCGCCTTTGGTGTTGAGCCCTGGTCCGAATTCGGCGTTAACCTGGTGCTGGGAGTGATGCTGCCCATTGCGGTCAGCTATTTTGTGTTCCTGTTGACCTACAGTTACCTGTACCGGCACCTGTTTGTGTATATCTTCGTGGCCGGTTTTTTCAACGCCGCCCTGACCATGGCCGCCAAAAGTCTGGCCATGGCCGGCTACATGGTATGGTCGGGACAATACGGCTGGCCCATGGTGCAGAACGACTATCTCAGCATACTGCCGCTGCTGTTGTTTCCCGAAGCCCTGCTCAACGGCATGGCCATTACTCTGCTGGTGGTGTTCCGGCCCCAGTGGGTGTGCACCTTTTATGACAGGGATTACCTGATCAACAAATAA